In Tessaracoccus flavus, the following are encoded in one genomic region:
- a CDS encoding acetylxylan esterase, whose translation MAFFDLSPAELASYAPDLDEPADFDEFWTRTFDEHGAGPLDFTCEPVETHLTVLDAFEISWRGFDGHRVYGWLALPNGVDGPLPAVVQYTGYSMGRGMPFENIQFAVGGYAQFVIDARGQGWRNGSTKLGSEDPGLRTSGSVPGFMTAGVLNAEGYYYRRLFVDAVRLAEAAAGHDRVDAGRLFVTGGSQGGAMALAVAGLAQLRGVQIAGCAPEVPFMCHFTRAIGLTDAYPYKEVADYLASYPQRQRQVMRTLSYFDGMSMAARATMPGLFSVGLMDQITPPSTVYAAYHHYAGEKAIEVYPFNGHEGGTTYQLKQIHHWLAELLGER comes from the coding sequence ATGGCATTCTTCGACCTCTCGCCGGCTGAGCTGGCCAGCTACGCACCCGACCTCGACGAGCCCGCGGACTTCGACGAGTTCTGGACCCGCACGTTCGACGAGCACGGCGCCGGCCCGCTCGACTTCACGTGCGAGCCCGTCGAGACGCACCTCACAGTGCTCGACGCCTTCGAGATCAGCTGGCGCGGCTTCGACGGTCACCGGGTGTACGGCTGGCTGGCGCTGCCCAACGGCGTCGACGGGCCGTTGCCCGCCGTCGTGCAGTACACCGGCTACTCCATGGGCCGCGGCATGCCGTTCGAGAACATCCAGTTCGCCGTCGGCGGCTACGCGCAGTTCGTGATCGACGCGCGGGGCCAAGGGTGGCGCAATGGCAGCACCAAGCTCGGCAGCGAGGACCCAGGGCTCAGGACGTCGGGCAGCGTGCCCGGCTTCATGACCGCAGGGGTCCTCAACGCCGAGGGCTACTACTACCGACGCCTGTTCGTCGACGCCGTGCGGCTGGCCGAGGCCGCCGCCGGCCACGATCGGGTGGACGCCGGGAGGCTGTTCGTCACCGGTGGCAGCCAGGGCGGCGCGATGGCGCTGGCGGTGGCCGGGTTGGCCCAGCTTCGTGGCGTGCAGATCGCGGGCTGCGCTCCCGAGGTGCCCTTCATGTGCCACTTCACCAGGGCCATCGGCCTGACCGACGCCTACCCCTACAAGGAGGTCGCCGATTACCTGGCGTCGTACCCTCAGCGGCAGCGCCAGGTGATGCGGACCCTGTCGTACTTCGACGGAATGTCGATGGCCGCTCGGGCGACCATGCCCGGGCTGTTCTCCGTGGGGCTCATGGACCAGATCACTCCGCCGTCGACGGTCTACGCGGCCTACCACCACTACGCGGGGGAGAAGGCGATCGAGGTCTACCCGTTCAACGGGCACGAGGGTGGCACCACGTATCAGCTGAAGCAGATCCATCACTGGCTCGCGGAGCTCCTCGGCGAACGGTAG
- a CDS encoding GNAT family N-acetyltransferase has product MATLLDEYFSDRAATWAGEGLGYQRRPANLSEGVILLVDVDGSTAGIGGLRHVPSDSGSWWEVKHMYIRPAARRSGLGRALIDALEAEARRLGATDLVLDTHHSLVAAVSLYEGAGFRATEAFNDNPNATRWFRKPLLPRP; this is encoded by the coding sequence GTGGCGACGCTGCTCGACGAGTACTTCAGCGATCGTGCTGCCACCTGGGCCGGCGAGGGGCTGGGGTATCAGCGCCGCCCCGCCAACCTCAGCGAAGGCGTGATCCTGCTCGTCGACGTCGACGGGTCGACGGCCGGGATCGGCGGGCTCAGGCACGTCCCGAGCGACTCCGGGTCGTGGTGGGAGGTCAAGCACATGTACATCCGGCCCGCTGCGCGCCGGTCCGGTCTCGGCAGAGCGCTGATCGACGCGCTGGAGGCGGAAGCCAGGCGCCTGGGCGCAACCGACCTGGTGCTCGACACTCACCACAGCTTGGTGGCGGCAGTCTCGCTGTACGAGGGGGCAGGCTTTCGCGCAACGGAGGCGTTCAACGACAACCCGAACGCCACCCGTTGGTTCCGCAAACCGCTGTTGCCTCGACCCTGA
- a CDS encoding acyl-CoA carboxylase subunit beta — protein sequence MAHQYTMAERLEQLAERRAKVEAGGGEDKLEKQRAKGKLTARDRVAALLDEGSFQETGAFRRNRTTTFGMDKADMPADGVVTGSGSVLGRPIHIASQDFTVMGGSAGEAHSIKVTEALRASLQTGTPFVFINDSGGARVQEGIDSLSGYGKVFYANVLLSGAVPQISIIAGPCAGGAAYSPALTDFIIQTRKAHMFITGPGVIKQVTGEDVTQDALGGADAHMGRSGVVHFVADDDEQAILIAKKLLSFLPQNNTEDAPVVNPDDTVEPNEKLRDIIPVQGNKGYDVRDVIAEIVDHRDFLEVQAGWAMNIVVGFGRVVGRTVGIIANQPSVMSGVLDIDSSDKASKFVRFCNAFNIPVLNLVDVPGFLPGVAQEHNGIIRHGAKMLYAYSAATVPKITVVLRKAYGGAYLAMCSKDLGADKVFAWPTAEIAVMGAEGAANVVFRREIDAAEDKDSRRAELVEEYRETFSTPYMAASRGLVDDIIDPADTRRQIAMALELLVGKREVRPAKKHGLGPA from the coding sequence ATGGCTCACCAGTACACGATGGCCGAGCGCCTGGAGCAGCTCGCTGAGCGTCGCGCCAAGGTCGAGGCCGGCGGCGGCGAAGACAAGCTCGAGAAGCAGCGCGCCAAGGGCAAGCTGACCGCTCGCGACCGCGTTGCCGCGCTGCTCGACGAGGGCTCGTTCCAGGAGACCGGCGCCTTCCGGCGCAACCGCACCACCACCTTCGGGATGGACAAGGCGGACATGCCCGCCGACGGCGTGGTCACCGGCTCCGGCTCCGTCCTCGGACGCCCCATCCACATCGCCTCGCAGGACTTCACCGTCATGGGTGGCTCCGCGGGCGAGGCCCACTCCATCAAGGTCACCGAGGCGCTCCGGGCGTCGCTGCAGACCGGCACGCCGTTCGTCTTCATCAACGATTCGGGCGGCGCCCGTGTGCAGGAGGGCATCGACTCCCTCTCCGGCTACGGCAAGGTGTTCTACGCCAACGTCCTGCTGTCGGGTGCCGTGCCGCAGATCTCGATCATCGCCGGCCCCTGCGCCGGTGGCGCTGCGTACTCCCCGGCGTTGACCGACTTCATCATCCAGACCCGCAAGGCCCACATGTTCATCACGGGCCCCGGCGTGATCAAGCAGGTCACCGGAGAGGACGTCACCCAGGACGCACTCGGCGGCGCGGACGCCCACATGGGTCGCTCCGGCGTCGTCCACTTCGTCGCCGACGATGACGAGCAGGCCATCCTGATCGCGAAGAAGCTGCTGAGCTTCCTGCCCCAGAACAACACCGAGGACGCGCCGGTCGTCAACCCCGACGACACGGTCGAGCCCAACGAGAAGTTGCGCGACATCATCCCGGTCCAGGGGAACAAGGGCTACGACGTCCGCGACGTCATCGCCGAGATCGTCGACCACCGCGACTTCCTCGAGGTCCAGGCCGGCTGGGCGATGAACATCGTCGTCGGCTTCGGCCGGGTCGTCGGGCGCACGGTCGGCATCATCGCGAACCAGCCCAGTGTCATGTCTGGCGTGCTCGATATCGACTCTTCCGACAAGGCCTCGAAGTTCGTCCGCTTCTGCAACGCCTTCAACATCCCGGTGCTGAACCTCGTCGACGTCCCGGGCTTCCTGCCGGGCGTGGCGCAGGAGCACAACGGCATCATCCGCCACGGCGCGAAGATGCTCTACGCCTACTCGGCGGCGACCGTCCCGAAGATCACCGTCGTGTTGCGCAAGGCCTACGGCGGCGCCTACCTGGCGATGTGCTCGAAGGACCTCGGGGCTGACAAGGTGTTCGCCTGGCCGACCGCGGAGATCGCGGTGATGGGCGCGGAGGGCGCGGCCAACGTCGTGTTCCGCCGCGAGATCGATGCGGCCGAGGACAAGGACTCCAGGCGTGCCGAGCTCGTCGAGGAGTACCGCGAGACGTTCTCGACGCCCTACATGGCGGCGAGCCGCGGTCTGGTTGATGACATCATCGATCCTGCCGACACCCGCCGTCAGATCGCCATGGCTCTGGAACTTCTCGTCGGGAAGCGCGAAGTCCGCCCGGCCAAGAAGCACGGCCTCGGCCCGGCCTGA
- a CDS encoding AI-2E family transporter, protein MAEDGVAPQPEGEATGALPEHDPNEPVDRAEVIGSGMRTLAIWSGYFLLVAAATLVIGWVFSKFWEGLLPVVLALLVASVLWPVTAALKRIGVPYALGAAISLLGGIGIFAGLISLIAPGVASQWPDLSSRAVQGVRRLQEWAAGPPLNLRDEQLNEWITQGLDFLQARSGDIASQALSLGGSLGSGVVTMLLTLVLTFFFLKDGHQFLALVRRVVGRRAGFHATELLTRLWLTVSGYIRTQAIVSFVDALFIGLGLLVLGVPLAFPLTVLTFIAGFIPIVGAFTAGALAVLVALVSNGLTTAALVLGLIILVQQIEGNVLQPLLQSKVMQLHPVVVMLAVLLGAAWFNIIGAFLAVPVAAAIAVFLRYLGDLIDLRTGERSSDDIDWATDDGKSVGWEWEKAAVFFRAILRKNRPDNSGDAVLTDAGAGLDEAERATIRSRLRRLARRRNTHDA, encoded by the coding sequence ATGGCAGAAGACGGGGTGGCGCCGCAGCCCGAGGGCGAAGCGACCGGAGCTCTCCCAGAGCACGATCCCAACGAGCCCGTCGACCGGGCAGAGGTCATCGGCTCGGGAATGCGAACGCTCGCCATCTGGTCCGGCTACTTCCTGCTGGTGGCGGCAGCGACGCTGGTGATCGGGTGGGTCTTCAGCAAGTTCTGGGAGGGGCTGCTGCCGGTCGTGCTGGCGCTGCTCGTGGCGTCGGTGCTGTGGCCGGTCACTGCCGCACTCAAACGCATCGGGGTTCCGTACGCACTGGGTGCGGCGATCTCGCTCCTCGGCGGCATAGGAATCTTCGCTGGGCTCATCTCACTCATTGCCCCGGGTGTGGCCAGCCAATGGCCCGATCTGTCCTCGCGCGCAGTGCAGGGAGTGCGTAGGCTCCAGGAATGGGCGGCCGGGCCTCCGCTCAACCTGCGCGACGAGCAGTTGAACGAGTGGATCACCCAGGGTCTCGACTTCCTCCAGGCGCGCAGTGGCGACATCGCCTCACAGGCGCTCAGCCTGGGCGGCAGCCTTGGCAGCGGCGTCGTCACGATGCTTCTGACCTTGGTGCTCACCTTCTTCTTCCTGAAGGACGGCCACCAGTTCCTCGCCCTCGTCCGTCGGGTGGTCGGACGACGAGCCGGGTTCCACGCCACCGAATTGTTGACGCGTCTGTGGCTCACCGTGTCGGGCTACATCCGCACCCAGGCCATCGTCAGCTTCGTGGACGCGCTGTTCATCGGCCTCGGTCTGCTGGTGCTCGGCGTCCCGCTCGCATTCCCGCTCACGGTCCTGACCTTCATCGCCGGGTTCATTCCGATCGTTGGCGCTTTCACGGCGGGCGCTCTGGCCGTCCTGGTGGCCCTCGTCTCGAATGGACTGACCACAGCGGCCCTCGTGCTCGGCCTCATCATCCTGGTCCAGCAGATTGAGGGAAATGTCCTGCAGCCCCTGCTCCAGTCGAAGGTCATGCAGTTGCACCCCGTCGTCGTGATGCTGGCAGTGCTGCTGGGCGCCGCATGGTTCAACATCATCGGCGCGTTCCTCGCGGTGCCGGTGGCTGCGGCGATCGCCGTCTTCCTGCGCTACCTGGGAGATCTCATCGACCTGCGTACCGGGGAACGCTCCTCCGACGACATCGACTGGGCCACCGACGACGGCAAGTCCGTCGGCTGGGAATGGGAAAAGGCCGCTGTCTTCTTCAGGGCGATCCTGCGCAAGAATCGGCCGGACAACAGCGGGGACGCTGTCCTCACAGACGCCGGCGCGGGCCTCGACGAGGCGGAGCGCGCCACGATCCGCAGCCGGCTGCGACGGCTGGCACGTCGACGCAACACCCACGACGCCTGA
- a CDS encoding methylmalonyl-CoA carboxytransferase subunit 5S, whose protein sequence is MSARKIGVTELALRDAHQSLMATRMAMEDMVDACEDIDQAGYWSVECWGGATFDACIRFLNEDPWKRLRTFRELMPNSRLQMLLRGQNLLGYRHYEDMVVEKFVEKSAENGMDVFRVFDALNDPRNMAKAMQAVKDVGKHAQGTICYTISPVHTVEGYIKLAGQLIDMGAESIALKDMAALLQPQPAYDIVRGIKETYGDIQINVHCHSTTGVTLVSLMKAIEAGADVVDTAISSMSLGPGHNPTESLVAMLEGTGYETGLDMERLLRIRDHFAEVRPKYAEFESATLVDTDIFSSQIPGGMLSNMESQLKAQGAGDRIREVMLEVPKVKADAGHPPLVTPSSQIVGTQAVFNVLMGRYKVMTGEFADLMLGYYGECLGERNAEVVEMAKAQAKKDVIADRPADHLDPEWGALEAAAAKLEGFDGSAEDVLTNAMFPGVAPKFFETRHEGPKNVSKTPAQLAAERAKASGDRPGITGPVQYNVKIAGREHSVSVEPV, encoded by the coding sequence ATGAGTGCGCGAAAAATCGGCGTAACGGAGCTGGCTCTCCGGGACGCGCATCAGAGTTTGATGGCAACCCGCATGGCTATGGAAGACATGGTCGATGCGTGCGAGGACATCGACCAGGCAGGCTACTGGTCGGTGGAATGTTGGGGCGGCGCGACCTTCGACGCCTGCATCCGCTTCCTCAACGAGGACCCCTGGAAGCGTCTGCGGACCTTCCGCGAGCTGATGCCCAACTCGCGGCTGCAGATGCTGCTGCGCGGGCAGAACCTTCTCGGCTACCGCCACTACGAGGACATGGTGGTCGAGAAGTTCGTCGAGAAGTCGGCAGAGAACGGCATGGATGTGTTCCGCGTGTTCGACGCCCTCAACGATCCCCGCAACATGGCCAAGGCCATGCAGGCGGTCAAGGATGTGGGCAAGCACGCCCAGGGCACCATCTGCTACACGATCTCTCCCGTCCACACCGTCGAGGGCTACATCAAGCTTGCCGGCCAGCTCATCGACATGGGCGCCGAGTCGATCGCGCTGAAGGACATGGCGGCGCTCCTGCAGCCGCAGCCCGCCTACGACATCGTGCGCGGCATCAAGGAGACCTACGGCGACATCCAGATCAACGTCCACTGCCACTCGACGACCGGAGTGACGCTGGTTTCGCTGATGAAGGCCATCGAGGCGGGCGCCGACGTCGTCGACACCGCGATCTCGTCCATGTCGCTCGGCCCCGGTCACAACCCGACCGAGTCGCTCGTCGCGATGCTCGAGGGCACCGGCTACGAGACCGGCCTCGACATGGAGCGGCTGCTGCGGATCCGCGACCACTTCGCCGAGGTGCGGCCCAAGTACGCCGAGTTCGAGTCGGCGACCCTGGTTGACACCGACATCTTCTCCTCCCAGATCCCCGGCGGCATGCTGTCGAACATGGAATCCCAGCTGAAGGCACAGGGTGCGGGCGACCGCATCCGCGAGGTGATGCTCGAGGTGCCCAAGGTGAAGGCCGACGCGGGACACCCGCCGCTCGTGACCCCGTCGTCGCAGATCGTCGGCACCCAGGCCGTGTTCAACGTCCTCATGGGCCGCTACAAGGTGATGACCGGCGAGTTCGCCGACCTCATGCTCGGCTACTACGGCGAGTGCCTGGGCGAGCGAAACGCTGAGGTTGTCGAGATGGCCAAGGCGCAGGCGAAGAAGGACGTCATCGCCGACCGCCCCGCAGACCACCTCGATCCCGAATGGGGCGCCCTGGAAGCGGCGGCTGCGAAGCTCGAGGGCTTCGACGGCTCGGCGGAGGACGTGCTCACCAACGCCATGTTCCCCGGTGTCGCGCCCAAGTTCTTCGAGACCCGCCACGAGGGACCCAAGAACGTCAGCAAGACCCCAGCGCAGTTGGCCGCCGAGCGCGCCAAGGCGTCGGGCGATCGCCCCGGGATCACCGGCCCTGTCCAGTACAACGTCAAGATTGCCGGCCGCGAACACAGCGTCTCGGTCGAACCGGTCTAA
- a CDS encoding biotin/lipoyl-containing protein yields MKLKVTVNQTEYEIDVEVEEEQPQGLGPIVIGVNAGSNPIPTKASVSAVSSNAVVAPLAGSVARILVSEGDEIEAGQVLLVLEAMKMETEITAPAAGTVAAILVGPGEAVQGGQALIEF; encoded by the coding sequence ATGAAGCTCAAGGTGACCGTCAACCAGACGGAATACGAGATCGACGTCGAGGTCGAAGAGGAACAGCCCCAGGGGCTGGGCCCGATCGTCATCGGCGTCAACGCAGGCTCTAACCCCATCCCGACGAAGGCATCCGTCAGCGCCGTCAGTTCGAACGCCGTCGTCGCACCGCTGGCCGGCTCCGTGGCACGCATCCTCGTCTCCGAAGGCGACGAGATCGAGGCCGGACAGGTGCTGCTCGTCCTGGAAGCCATGAAGATGGAGACCGAGATCACCGCACCTGCTGCGGGCACCGTGGCCGCCATCCTCGTCGGCCCGGGCGAAGCAGTCCAGGGCGGCCAGGCTCTGATCGAGTTCTGA
- a CDS encoding iron-containing alcohol dehydrogenase, which translates to MTDFTFATAAKIRFGAGAAAELPAFSAELGERVFLVTGANPQRTENLAGKLSVVGTFGVADEPTFNDARAAVAEARAAKADQVVGIGGGAVLDLAKAVAALAVDGGDPMDHAEVIGAGRSMPARGLPFIAVPTTAGTGSEVTANAVLTSQEHRVKVSLRSPAMLAKVAVVDPELTVTCPADVTMYSGIDALTQCLEPLTSRFTNPMVEALALAGLRAAGRSLLRAVDQGEDLEARSDMAFCSLMGGLSLANAKLGAVHGLAGVLGGVTGAPHGAICAALLEPVTAGNIAALLERAPKHLALAGYLNAAEALTGHRQIEALGTWLGELEHQLDLPGLDDLGLDRFDHGAVVDQAMKASSMKGNPIDLTRDELLAILDAAA; encoded by the coding sequence ATGACCGACTTCACGTTCGCGACGGCCGCCAAGATTCGTTTCGGGGCGGGGGCAGCCGCAGAGCTGCCCGCCTTCTCTGCGGAGCTGGGGGAGCGCGTCTTCCTCGTCACTGGGGCCAACCCGCAGCGCACGGAGAACCTTGCCGGGAAGCTGTCGGTGGTCGGCACGTTCGGTGTGGCGGACGAACCCACGTTCAACGACGCGCGTGCCGCGGTCGCCGAGGCCCGCGCCGCGAAGGCCGACCAGGTTGTCGGCATCGGTGGCGGTGCCGTGTTGGACCTCGCCAAGGCGGTAGCGGCCCTCGCGGTCGACGGCGGCGACCCGATGGACCACGCGGAGGTGATCGGAGCGGGACGGTCCATGCCCGCCCGCGGATTGCCGTTCATCGCAGTGCCGACGACGGCTGGGACCGGATCCGAGGTGACCGCCAACGCCGTCTTGACGTCGCAGGAGCATCGAGTGAAGGTGTCGCTGCGCTCGCCGGCCATGCTGGCGAAAGTGGCCGTCGTCGATCCTGAGCTCACGGTCACCTGCCCGGCGGACGTGACGATGTACTCGGGCATCGATGCGCTGACCCAGTGCCTTGAGCCGCTCACCTCCCGCTTCACCAATCCCATGGTGGAGGCGCTCGCGCTCGCGGGCCTTCGCGCCGCAGGTCGGTCTCTTCTGCGCGCCGTCGACCAGGGCGAAGACCTCGAGGCGCGCAGCGACATGGCTTTCTGTTCGCTCATGGGAGGCTTGTCGCTCGCCAATGCCAAACTCGGTGCCGTGCACGGTCTGGCCGGAGTCCTGGGTGGCGTCACCGGGGCACCGCACGGCGCGATCTGCGCGGCGCTGCTGGAACCGGTCACGGCCGGCAACATCGCGGCGCTGCTGGAGCGGGCTCCGAAGCACCTGGCCTTGGCCGGATACCTCAACGCTGCGGAGGCCCTGACCGGGCACCGTCAGATCGAGGCGCTCGGTACCTGGCTGGGGGAGTTGGAGCATCAGTTGGACCTGCCCGGTCTGGACGATCTGGGCCTCGATCGCTTCGACCACGGAGCCGTGGTGGATCAGGCCATGAAGGCCAGTTCCATGAAGGGGAACCCCATCGACCTGACGAGGGACGAGCTGCTGGCCATCCTCGACGCGGCTGCGTGA
- a CDS encoding alpha-amylase family glycosyl hydrolase, with protein sequence MTESLQTIAGMGAIPAEGGVAFRVWAPNADSVAVVGDFNDWNDSANALDHEGNGYWYGFVKGAQPGHEYKYQITNGDNSFSRVDPYALQVTNSVGNGVIYDHDSFDWEDVQANCPPHHELVIYEMHIGTFTDKGDWVGNLTDAVGRLDHLVDLGVNAIEVMPVAEFAGDMSWGYNPAHIFAVESAYGGPNEYKKFIKECHQRGIAVIQDVVYNHFGPSDLDLWAFDGWQENGKGGIYFYNDDRSETPWGDTRPDYGREEVRNFIVDNALMWLRDYRVDGLRLDMVPHMYSHQGSYLAEGWSLMRRITDAVRNEFPGRITIAEDLHKNPLITEDNTDGAGFHAQWDAAFVHPVRAELINPDDAQRSIQALADAIAHHYGDPLERVIYTESHDEVANGSARVPQEIEPDNAAGWPSQKRSTIGAALVMTSPGIPMMFQGQEFLEGAWFRDDVPLDWRRRDDFSGIARLYADLIDLRLNRWGVTRGLTGRGVNIHHINEDSNLLVFQRWLDHGPGDDVVVVANLSAEPQEYRRVGLPSGGLWKLRFNSDATIYSGLFGNYESHDMEAYHEDADGMDWHGNVSVGPYSVLVYSQDN encoded by the coding sequence GTGACTGAATCTCTCCAGACGATCGCTGGGATGGGGGCGATCCCTGCCGAGGGAGGCGTCGCCTTCAGGGTGTGGGCGCCCAACGCCGACAGCGTCGCCGTCGTGGGCGATTTCAACGACTGGAACGACTCCGCCAATGCGCTTGATCACGAGGGCAACGGCTACTGGTACGGCTTCGTCAAGGGCGCCCAGCCCGGGCACGAGTACAAGTACCAGATCACCAACGGCGACAACAGCTTCTCCCGGGTAGACCCCTACGCCCTTCAGGTGACCAACTCGGTGGGCAACGGCGTCATCTACGACCACGACAGCTTCGACTGGGAGGACGTGCAGGCCAACTGCCCTCCCCACCACGAGCTGGTGATCTACGAAATGCACATCGGCACGTTCACGGACAAGGGCGACTGGGTGGGTAACCTCACCGACGCCGTCGGCCGGCTCGACCATCTCGTGGATCTGGGCGTCAACGCCATCGAGGTCATGCCGGTGGCCGAGTTCGCGGGCGACATGTCCTGGGGCTACAACCCGGCGCACATCTTCGCGGTCGAGAGCGCTTACGGCGGGCCGAACGAGTACAAGAAGTTCATCAAAGAGTGCCACCAGCGGGGCATCGCCGTGATTCAGGACGTCGTGTACAACCACTTCGGCCCCTCCGATCTGGATCTCTGGGCCTTCGACGGCTGGCAGGAGAACGGCAAGGGCGGCATCTACTTCTACAACGACGACCGTTCGGAAACCCCCTGGGGCGACACCCGCCCCGACTACGGCCGCGAAGAGGTGCGCAACTTCATCGTCGACAACGCCCTCATGTGGCTGCGTGACTACCGTGTGGACGGCTTGCGGCTCGACATGGTGCCCCACATGTACTCCCACCAGGGCTCCTACCTCGCCGAGGGATGGTCGCTCATGCGACGCATCACGGATGCTGTGCGCAACGAGTTCCCGGGTCGCATCACGATCGCCGAGGATCTGCACAAGAACCCGCTGATCACCGAGGACAACACCGACGGCGCCGGCTTCCACGCGCAGTGGGACGCCGCCTTCGTCCACCCGGTGCGCGCCGAGCTCATCAACCCGGACGATGCTCAACGCTCCATCCAGGCCCTCGCCGACGCCATCGCCCATCACTACGGCGACCCCTTGGAGCGCGTCATCTACACCGAGTCGCACGACGAGGTGGCCAACGGGAGCGCCCGCGTACCGCAGGAGATCGAGCCCGACAACGCAGCCGGGTGGCCCTCCCAGAAGCGCTCCACCATCGGAGCCGCCCTGGTGATGACGTCACCGGGTATCCCGATGATGTTCCAGGGCCAGGAGTTCCTCGAGGGCGCCTGGTTCCGCGACGACGTTCCGCTGGACTGGCGCCGCCGCGACGACTTCTCCGGCATCGCGCGTCTCTACGCCGACCTCATCGATCTGCGGCTCAACCGCTGGGGCGTCACTCGTGGCCTCACCGGCCGGGGCGTGAACATCCACCACATCAACGAGGACTCCAACCTGCTGGTCTTCCAGCGTTGGCTGGATCACGGTCCCGGCGATGACGTCGTCGTCGTGGCCAACCTGTCGGCCGAACCCCAGGAGTACCGCCGGGTGGGTCTTCCGAGCGGGGGCCTCTGGAAACTGCGCTTCAACTCCGACGCCACGATCTACAGCGGCCTGTTCGGCAACTACGAGAGCCACGACATGGAGGCCTACCACGAGGACGCCGACGGGATGGACTGGCACGGCAACGTGTCGGTCGGCCCCTACTCGGTACTGGTCTACTCCCAGGACAACTGA